A stretch of the Polaribacter pacificus genome encodes the following:
- a CDS encoding metal-dependent hydrolase family protein, with protein MKKYFLFIALLFSMSSLMAQKTYVLCGKLLDVKSGALLEKKTLVVEGDKIIKVFDGYVQPKDRTSKVYNLKNQVVMPGLIDMHVHIENEFNANTRLNGYILNEADIAFNASVFAKITLEAGFTTVRDLGGSGVNVSVKKAINEGKIIGPRVFTAEKSLATTGGHADPTNGSRRSLIGDPGPKEGVVNSVADARKAVRQRYKNGADWIKITATGGVLSVAKSGDNPQFTIEEIKAICQTAKDYGMFVAAHAHGDEGMQRAIIGGVKTIEHGTYMSDATMDLMIQHNAYLVPTITAGKEVEEKAKIKGFYPDIVVPKALAVGPQIQGTFARAYKKGVGIAFGTDAGVFKHGANGKEFAYMVEVGMPAIDAIRSATLTNAMLLQMENKIGQLKEGFLADIIAVDDNPLTNIKTMENVVFVMKAGKVYKKQLSH; from the coding sequence ATGAAAAAATACTTCCTTTTTATTGCGCTGCTATTTTCTATGAGCAGCTTGATGGCTCAAAAAACCTATGTTTTATGTGGCAAATTATTGGATGTGAAGTCAGGAGCACTATTAGAGAAGAAAACCTTAGTTGTAGAAGGCGATAAAATTATTAAAGTTTTTGATGGATATGTGCAGCCTAAGGACAGAACTTCAAAAGTGTACAATTTAAAAAATCAGGTAGTCATGCCAGGTTTGATTGATATGCATGTTCATATAGAAAATGAATTTAATGCAAATACCAGATTAAACGGTTATATTTTAAATGAAGCAGATATTGCATTTAATGCCAGCGTTTTTGCTAAGATCACTTTAGAAGCAGGTTTTACTACGGTTAGAGATCTAGGAGGTTCTGGTGTCAATGTTTCTGTTAAGAAAGCTATCAATGAAGGTAAGATTATAGGACCAAGAGTATTTACCGCTGAGAAATCTTTAGCAACTACTGGGGGTCATGCAGATCCTACTAATGGGAGTCGAAGAAGTCTTATAGGAGATCCAGGGCCTAAAGAAGGGGTGGTAAATAGTGTCGCTGACGCAAGAAAAGCCGTACGTCAACGCTATAAAAATGGTGCAGATTGGATTAAAATCACTGCTACTGGAGGAGTGCTTAGTGTGGCTAAAAGTGGAGACAATCCTCAATTTACCATAGAAGAAATAAAAGCAATTTGCCAGACAGCTAAAGATTATGGAATGTTTGTAGCTGCTCATGCACATGGAGATGAAGGAATGCAAAGAGCTATTATAGGTGGGGTTAAAACCATTGAGCATGGAACTTATATGAGTGATGCAACTATGGATTTGATGATACAACACAATGCCTATTTGGTACCTACCATCACAGCGGGTAAAGAGGTTGAGGAGAAAGCTAAAATAAAAGGTTTCTACCCAGATATTGTTGTCCCAAAAGCGTTGGCTGTTGGGCCTCAAATTCAGGGAACTTTTGCAAGAGCCTATAAAAAAGGAGTTGGAATTGCTTTTGGTACTGATGCAGGTGTGTTTAAACACGGAGCAAATGGAAAGGAGTTTGCATATATGGTAGAGGTAGGAATGCCTGCTATAGATGCAATTAGATCGGCCACCTTAACCAATGCAATGCTTTTGCAAATGGAAAATAAAATAGGGCAACTTAAGGAAGGTTTTTTGGCAGATATTATCGCTGTAGATGACAATCCCTTAACCAACATAAAGACCATGGAAAACGTTGTGTTTGTGATGAAGGCAGGAAAAGTGTATAAAAAGCAACTTAGTCATTAA
- a CDS encoding SDR family NAD(P)-dependent oxidoreductase: MKNIIITGTSRGIGFALANYFAEANHRVLALSRDASTLNAVAHPNITVLATDLSDEKQLDTVVNFVSTNWDHVDILINNAGKLINKPFAELSVSDFTEVYKVNVFAVAALTQKMLPFLKRGSHVVTISSMGGVQGSLKFPGLAAYSSSKGAVITLSELLAEEYKEEGISFNVLALGSVQTEMLEEAFPGYQAPVSPIEMAAYIADFSLNGHRFYNGKILPVSSTNP; this comes from the coding sequence ATGAAAAATATCATCATCACAGGAACTAGCAGAGGAATTGGATTTGCCTTAGCCAACTATTTTGCCGAAGCCAATCATAGAGTTTTAGCACTTTCAAGAGACGCTAGTACTTTAAATGCCGTAGCGCACCCAAACATAACTGTCTTAGCAACTGATCTATCTGATGAAAAGCAATTAGATACTGTTGTTAACTTTGTAAGCACTAATTGGGATCATGTGGATATACTGATTAACAATGCTGGTAAATTAATTAATAAACCATTTGCAGAGCTCAGTGTTTCTGATTTTACTGAAGTCTATAAAGTAAACGTATTTGCGGTTGCTGCATTGACTCAAAAAATGCTTCCTTTTTTAAAAAGAGGTAGTCATGTTGTTACGATAAGCAGTATGGGAGGTGTTCAAGGAAGTTTAAAATTCCCTGGACTTGCAGCCTATAGTTCTTCAAAAGGGGCGGTAATTACACTTTCAGAACTCCTAGCTGAGGAATACAAAGAAGAAGGTATCTCTTTTAACGTATTGGCACTAGGCTCAGTACAAACAGAAATGCTAGAAGAGGCTTTCCCAGGTTATCAGGCACCCGTATCTCCTATAGAAATGGCAGCATATATCGCAGACTTTTCTTTAAATGGTCACCGTTTTTACAACGGAAAGATTTTGCCAGTTTCTAGTACTAATCCATAA